A genomic stretch from Candidatus Aegiribacteria sp. includes:
- a CDS encoding SUMF1/EgtB/PvdO family nonheme iron enzyme produces MVGFFLRNWAVILLSAMMILLITLLFDTSWPVAYVQVLSVPSGAEISDGEGFYWITPARIPVQHDGLSVTLTYPGHVPVDAFLVPDMSCEKVIIHLPYQFSVDLSSEPSGASIQLDGSFCGYTPARVFLNSPGIHQVILVVDEMIVLEDSFSLLSNTPRSFHWVLPEQYSDDLILVPSGAAGTVRLSSINEPVDTLAAYLISRYEVTNSEFLRYLSELEESPVKDTSNRWGRTDTIEEIFQGDYPIPFDISPSGEWAIRDGLEEYPVTGLSFKAAEAYCMWLSSNDTLGLLYRLPEEEEWLAAAIAGGSGPWPWGSRRPDGSLLNLSDSNEELLMRHPSIEDGFTHAAPVGNYPANAWGLYDTAGNVWEWCQPVHPDSSPVVRGGSWLSSMEDCKCEARLRPEPGLGYPYIGFRIVASFNN; encoded by the coding sequence ATGGTGGGATTCTTTCTTCGAAACTGGGCTGTTATCCTTCTTTCAGCAATGATGATTCTTCTTATTACATTGCTGTTCGATACTTCCTGGCCTGTTGCGTATGTTCAGGTATTATCGGTACCTTCCGGTGCCGAAATATCGGATGGAGAGGGTTTCTACTGGATAACACCTGCCCGGATACCTGTGCAGCATGATGGTTTGAGTGTTACTTTAACATATCCTGGCCACGTGCCTGTAGACGCTTTTCTCGTTCCGGACATGTCATGTGAGAAAGTTATTATTCACCTTCCTTACCAGTTCTCAGTGGATCTTTCAAGTGAGCCTTCCGGAGCTTCAATTCAACTGGATGGCTCATTCTGCGGGTACACTCCCGCGCGGGTATTTCTTAATTCTCCGGGGATTCATCAGGTTATTCTGGTTGTTGATGAAATGATTGTTCTTGAAGACAGTTTCTCTCTTCTCTCCAATACTCCACGCAGTTTTCACTGGGTTCTTCCTGAACAGTATTCAGATGATCTGATACTGGTCCCTTCCGGAGCTGCCGGTACCGTGCGGTTATCCAGCATAAACGAACCTGTAGATACACTTGCAGCGTATCTGATCTCAAGATATGAAGTAACTAACTCTGAATTCCTTAGATATCTCAGTGAGCTGGAAGAATCCCCTGTGAAAGACACATCAAACCGGTGGGGGAGAACTGATACGATTGAAGAGATCTTCCAGGGTGACTATCCCATACCATTTGATATCAGTCCTTCGGGAGAATGGGCTATTAGGGATGGACTTGAAGAGTATCCGGTAACAGGACTTTCTTTCAAGGCTGCTGAAGCGTACTGCATGTGGCTTTCTTCTAATGATACTCTGGGGCTGTTATACAGACTTCCTGAAGAGGAAGAATGGCTCGCAGCTGCGATTGCCGGAGGATCGGGACCCTGGCCATGGGGTTCGAGGAGACCTGACGGGAGCCTGCTTAACCTGTCTGACAGTAATGAAGAACTTCTCATGAGACACCCTTCCATAGAGGACGGTTTTACTCATGCAGCGCCAGTCGGAAACTATCCGGCAAACGCGTGGGGGCTCTATGATACAGCAGGAAACGTCTGGGAATGGTGTCAGCCTGTGCATCCGGATTCTTCTCCTGTTGTACGAGGCGGGAGCTGGCTATCCTCAATGGAGGACTGCAAATGTGAGGCAAGATTGCGGCCGGAACCAGGGCTTGGGTATCCATACATCGGTTTTAGGATAGTCGCATCATTTAATAATTGA
- a CDS encoding B12-binding domain-containing radical SAM protein, with protein sequence MSRILLVNPQSAIGVYDRSKIRVAITAAPFVTLASLAGALLSADHDVRIADLMIERDPIRAYRDILSSFRPEYVGITFTTPLYSEARELADIAKNIIPDVVTMCGGIHATSMPREVLEESRFDIVTIGEGERTIVDICGGMEWKDISGIAFGTGTDYTITVCREMIADLDDLPYPAWHLHNLEYYYSPHIASRQNPVGYMETNRGCNHFCTFCSQNVFGHEVRSKSSERVVDEMFRMLEAGFRDIHVKDDNFTADIERAKEVCRLLIEKRFPAPWALPTGVNIHDVDSEFFKLAKRAGCYQVSFGIESGVEQILNNVNKYQSPERIRNAVTLAHEAGLETVGFFMIGLPGDTVETINETIKFAKSLPLTYAKASMTLPFPSSALFRQIDKEGRILSRDWDRYNFHSTTEVWEHENLDWDTIQHYYALFHRKFYFRPSYIWKRFWRDIRMGQLLDDIRAVLKNDWSG encoded by the coding sequence ATGAGCAGAATTCTGCTGGTCAATCCGCAGTCAGCAATCGGCGTATACGACAGGAGCAAGATCAGGGTTGCTATTACAGCTGCTCCGTTCGTAACACTGGCAAGTCTGGCCGGAGCGCTTCTGTCCGCTGATCATGATGTCAGAATTGCTGACCTGATGATTGAAAGGGATCCCATTCGAGCATATCGGGATATCCTCAGTTCTTTCAGACCTGAGTATGTTGGAATAACATTCACGACTCCGCTTTACAGCGAGGCTCGTGAACTGGCTGATATCGCTAAAAATATCATTCCTGATGTCGTGACAATGTGCGGAGGCATACATGCGACCTCCATGCCCCGCGAGGTTCTTGAGGAGAGCCGATTCGATATCGTGACTATCGGTGAGGGTGAGAGGACTATTGTTGACATTTGCGGAGGGATGGAGTGGAAGGATATTTCAGGTATAGCTTTCGGAACCGGTACTGACTACACGATAACGGTCTGCAGGGAGATGATCGCTGATCTTGATGATCTTCCATATCCCGCCTGGCATCTTCATAATCTTGAGTACTATTATTCCCCGCATATTGCCTCGCGTCAGAATCCGGTCGGGTACATGGAGACAAATCGAGGGTGTAATCATTTCTGCACATTCTGCAGTCAGAACGTTTTTGGACATGAAGTACGTTCTAAATCATCTGAACGGGTTGTTGACGAAATGTTCCGGATGCTGGAGGCGGGTTTCAGGGATATTCATGTTAAGGATGATAATTTCACTGCTGATATTGAGCGAGCTAAAGAAGTATGCAGGCTTCTTATTGAAAAACGTTTTCCCGCTCCATGGGCGCTTCCCACTGGAGTTAATATCCATGATGTTGACAGCGAGTTTTTTAAACTCGCAAAAAGGGCTGGCTGTTACCAGGTTTCGTTCGGAATTGAAAGCGGAGTTGAGCAGATTCTTAATAACGTCAACAAGTACCAGTCACCTGAGAGAATAAGGAATGCAGTGACTCTCGCCCATGAGGCCGGTCTTGAAACTGTTGGGTTTTTCATGATCGGGCTTCCCGGAGATACTGTTGAGACCATAAATGAGACCATAAAATTCGCAAAGAGTCTTCCACTTACTTACGCAAAAGCCTCCATGACTCTTCCGTTCCCTTCGTCGGCACTTTTCAGACAGATCGATAAGGAGGGCAGAATACTTTCCAGGGACTGGGACAGGTACAATTTTCATTCAACAACCGAGGTATGGGAGCACGAGAACCTCGACTGGGATACAATACAGCATTACTATGCCTTATTCCACAGGAAGTTCTATTTCCGCCCATCATATATATGGAAGAGATTCTGGAGAGATATCCGAATGGGACAGCTTCTTGATGATATCCGGGCTGTTTTAAAAAATGATTGGTCAGGCTAG
- a CDS encoding type IIA DNA topoisomerase subunit B, with the protein MNKTQDLAEFSSVYDESKVKTLSSIEHIRLRTGMYIGRIGDGSHPDDGIYILFKEVIDNSVDEFIMGCGKRIKVRQGNGSLSVRDYGRGIPLGKLVECVSKINTGAKYNTDVFMFSVGLNGIGTKAVNALSERFRVVAYRDGEYREVVFCRGELKSDVTGTTTKRNGTLVEFTPDTEIFGDYAFREEFLQDRCQHYAYLNAGLKIQMDGQTFISEDGLKDLLYDEAGDTAIYPVIFFRMKTLEFVLTHTTDFGERYLSFANGQYTSSGGTHLSAFKEGVTKGINSFTGESYSGQDVREGIIAAISIRLKEPVFESQTKTRLGNSDIRGWIVNTVKTELEQHLHRNPKDAEILVNKVKTNKKVRTELSNVKKKARQQAKKIALRIPNLRDCKIHLGDSDPRAEESSIFLTEGASAAGSIISSRDVYTQAVFALRGKPLNCYGHRQDTVYKNEEIYNIMRVLNIENDIEGLRYNRIILATDADIDGMHIRNLLLTLFLHFFEGLVFDEHLFILSTPLFRVRNKKETLYCYSEKERDKAIEKIGRKAEVTRFKGLGEISPKEFGQFIGPDIRLEPVRITRLKEIPDMLRFYMGKNTPERRAFIMENLI; encoded by the coding sequence ATGAACAAAACACAGGATCTCGCTGAATTCAGCTCGGTTTACGATGAGAGCAAAGTCAAAACACTTTCCTCAATTGAACATATACGCCTTCGAACCGGTATGTATATCGGTCGTATTGGAGACGGATCTCATCCAGACGATGGTATTTATATCCTCTTCAAGGAGGTAATAGACAATTCGGTTGATGAATTTATCATGGGATGCGGGAAGCGTATCAAAGTCAGGCAGGGGAACGGTTCTCTTTCCGTGCGGGACTATGGCAGGGGAATTCCGTTGGGCAAGCTGGTTGAATGTGTTTCGAAGATCAATACAGGAGCCAAGTATAACACGGATGTCTTCATGTTCAGTGTAGGACTGAACGGAATCGGAACCAAGGCAGTTAACGCATTGTCAGAGCGTTTCAGGGTGGTAGCCTATCGTGACGGTGAATATCGGGAGGTTGTATTCTGCAGAGGAGAGCTTAAGAGTGATGTAACCGGCACCACCACAAAGAGGAACGGGACTCTGGTGGAATTCACGCCTGATACAGAAATCTTTGGAGACTACGCGTTCAGGGAGGAGTTCCTGCAGGATAGATGCCAGCACTACGCGTATCTGAATGCCGGACTCAAGATTCAGATGGATGGACAGACATTTATATCCGAAGATGGTCTGAAGGATCTGCTGTACGATGAAGCAGGTGATACTGCAATATATCCGGTGATATTCTTCCGAATGAAAACATTGGAGTTTGTCCTTACTCATACAACTGATTTCGGTGAGAGGTATCTGTCTTTTGCCAATGGACAGTACACTTCCAGCGGAGGTACTCATCTTTCGGCATTCAAGGAGGGCGTAACCAAGGGGATCAATTCCTTCACAGGTGAAAGCTATTCGGGTCAGGATGTTCGAGAGGGAATAATCGCCGCGATTTCAATTCGACTGAAGGAGCCGGTTTTCGAATCTCAAACCAAGACCAGGCTTGGTAACAGTGACATCAGGGGATGGATAGTAAATACGGTCAAGACCGAACTCGAACAGCATCTTCACAGGAACCCGAAAGATGCTGAAATCCTGGTCAATAAAGTTAAGACAAATAAGAAAGTACGCACAGAACTCAGCAACGTGAAGAAAAAAGCCAGACAGCAGGCCAAGAAGATCGCTCTGAGAATTCCAAATCTGAGGGATTGCAAAATCCACCTTGGCGACTCCGATCCCAGGGCGGAGGAAAGCTCAATATTTCTCACTGAGGGGGCAAGTGCTGCCGGAAGCATTATTTCAAGCCGGGACGTGTATACGCAGGCTGTTTTCGCCCTGAGAGGCAAACCGCTGAACTGTTACGGCCACCGTCAGGACACTGTTTACAAGAACGAAGAGATTTACAACATCATGAGAGTCCTGAATATTGAGAATGATATCGAAGGACTGAGGTATAACAGGATAATTCTCGCTACAGATGCTGATATCGATGGAATGCACATCAGAAATCTGCTGCTTACTTTATTTCTGCACTTCTTCGAAGGCCTTGTTTTTGATGAGCACCTGTTCATTCTGTCGACACCGTTATTCCGTGTCAGAAACAAGAAGGAAACGTTATACTGCTACAGCGAGAAGGAGCGGGACAAAGCGATTGAGAAGATTGGCAGGAAAGCTGAGGTCACACGATTCAAAGGCCTAGGTGAGATATCACCAAAGGAATTCGGTCAGTTCATTGGCCCGGATATCAGACTTGAGCCGGTTCGAATAACCCGCCTGAAAGAAATACCTGACATGCTAAGATTCTACATGGGCAAGAATACTCCGGAAAGACGCGCATTCATTATGGAGAATCTCATATGA
- a CDS encoding TldD/PmbA family protein encodes MSNRKDILDYCIEAMLKTGIQKAQCALRDSSKDEFNVDGGEISLLRTTIDTSLYMMGIIDDKKGSIFLNKTDAESIDRAVQEVHDLAESSEADSANDISELQPSKVFQKGESESNLDLMYDRITAFLEYSRETYPSLILEQAILDFVSKKSYFRNSNGVYFESSRGIYNFSPIFTSKDGSEISSFNYSGFSSGNLDMELREYGSIDTLMRQSTEQISTKEISGKFTGDIIITPDCMDDFLSYITMFLSDYPLISGTSIYKDSLNEPIADPQLTLHSRPVSDEIADGYFFTADGYEAMNSTIIEKGVLKTFLLSLYGANKTGKPKAVNSGDAYIIDAGKHSFEEMVSSVKKGILMCRFSGGNPSDNGDFSGVCKNSYYIENGEILYPVRETMISGNLSRVLKNIRRISKERIDFGSEILPWIQVGDITVSGK; translated from the coding sequence ATGAGTAACAGAAAAGACATCTTGGACTACTGTATTGAAGCCATGCTGAAGACCGGTATTCAAAAGGCTCAATGCGCACTTCGAGACAGCAGCAAGGATGAATTCAACGTGGATGGCGGAGAGATCAGCCTTCTGAGAACAACTATTGACACATCTCTATACATGATGGGGATAATAGACGATAAAAAGGGTTCGATCTTCTTAAACAAGACCGATGCGGAATCAATAGACAGGGCTGTACAGGAAGTACATGATCTGGCTGAATCCTCTGAAGCTGACAGCGCTAACGACATCTCGGAACTGCAGCCCTCGAAGGTATTTCAAAAAGGGGAATCGGAATCGAATCTCGATCTGATGTATGACAGGATTACCGCTTTTCTTGAATACAGCCGTGAAACCTATCCGTCCCTGATACTCGAGCAGGCTATTCTGGATTTCGTATCAAAGAAAAGCTACTTCCGTAATTCGAACGGAGTCTATTTCGAATCCTCACGGGGTATCTACAACTTCTCCCCCATATTCACTTCAAAGGATGGCTCGGAAATATCCTCCTTCAACTACTCGGGATTCTCATCGGGGAATCTCGACATGGAACTTCGTGAATACGGTTCTATCGACACCCTCATGAGACAATCCACTGAACAGATCAGCACAAAGGAGATATCGGGGAAGTTCACAGGTGATATTATCATTACACCTGATTGTATGGATGATTTCTTATCCTATATCACCATGTTTCTGAGTGATTATCCACTTATCAGCGGGACTTCAATCTATAAGGATTCCCTTAATGAACCGATTGCCGATCCGCAACTGACCCTTCACTCAAGGCCGGTATCCGATGAGATAGCTGATGGATACTTCTTCACTGCGGACGGGTACGAAGCCATGAACAGTACCATTATTGAGAAGGGTGTGCTGAAAACCTTCCTCCTCAGTCTTTACGGCGCGAACAAAACAGGAAAACCGAAAGCAGTGAACAGTGGCGATGCGTATATAATCGATGCTGGAAAACACTCTTTTGAGGAGATGGTTTCCTCTGTGAAAAAAGGAATTCTGATGTGCAGGTTCTCAGGTGGCAACCCGAGTGATAACGGAGATTTCTCTGGAGTATGCAAGAACAGTTACTATATTGAGAATGGTGAAATACTCTACCCTGTCAGGGAAACCATGATTTCCGGTAATCTCAGCAGGGTTCTCAAGAACATCAGGCGAATTTCCAAAGAGAGAATCGACTTCGGAAGCGAGATACTGCCCTGGATTCAGGTGGGTGACATCACGGTATCCGGGAAGTAG
- a CDS encoding TldD/PmbA family protein, which yields MIPKELCGYSNLFTEYTELRVQENRSVNIAVVNGDVMGNSRASSSGVSARTYSNGVWGFASDPEINDKNIRKVIAFATRNAKFLGSRENKGGKSLPVTLGNGIRDYSTTKARKSQKDIIDFVREIDSRILHEFKEISSRTVALGLLDMEKSLLTSDGSSAYSMTPKSIMYISMSTERDGQLIELFDIYGGPGQFEDVFTTPDLLFEQMDQYYSHLRRKAEGIYPDAGIKECILDADVAGILAHEAIGHTTEADGVRGGSIAGDYLNQEVASPLITMVDFANSAYGKLCPVPVFVDDEGTEAKDVVLIDGGVLKRFMHNKETSILFDDEPKGNARAYRFSDEPIIRMRNTAILPGKSKLEDMISSVQDGYYLMKPSNGQADSTSEFMFGIIQGYEIKNGKLGKAIRDTTISGIAFDMLKTVTAVSDEMKWTCAGMCGKKQPIPVGMGGPSIKCRVNIGGR from the coding sequence ATGATTCCAAAAGAACTTTGCGGTTATTCAAACCTGTTCACTGAATACACGGAGCTTCGCGTCCAGGAAAATCGTTCAGTCAATATCGCTGTCGTAAATGGTGATGTAATGGGCAACAGCAGAGCCTCTTCCAGCGGAGTTTCCGCGAGAACTTACAGTAACGGAGTATGGGGATTCGCTTCCGATCCTGAGATAAATGATAAGAACATCAGGAAGGTAATAGCCTTTGCTACAAGGAATGCCAAGTTCCTTGGCAGCAGGGAGAACAAAGGCGGAAAATCACTGCCTGTGACACTGGGGAATGGTATTCGTGATTACTCAACCACAAAAGCCAGAAAATCGCAGAAGGATATTATCGATTTTGTCAGGGAAATCGATTCCAGAATACTGCATGAATTCAAGGAGATAAGTTCAAGAACGGTTGCTCTGGGACTTCTTGATATGGAAAAATCACTTCTGACCTCAGATGGATCTTCAGCCTATTCGATGACGCCAAAGTCGATCATGTATATCTCGATGTCTACCGAACGCGATGGCCAGTTGATTGAGTTATTCGACATCTATGGTGGTCCGGGACAGTTCGAGGATGTCTTCACCACCCCGGATTTACTTTTTGAGCAGATGGATCAGTATTACAGCCACCTCCGCCGGAAAGCTGAAGGGATATACCCTGATGCCGGGATAAAGGAATGCATCCTTGATGCCGACGTGGCTGGGATCCTCGCTCATGAGGCAATAGGACACACAACTGAAGCCGATGGTGTTAGAGGGGGATCGATAGCCGGCGATTACCTTAATCAGGAGGTTGCAAGCCCGCTTATAACGATGGTCGATTTCGCGAATTCAGCTTATGGAAAGCTCTGCCCTGTACCGGTATTCGTCGATGATGAAGGTACCGAAGCAAAAGATGTCGTGCTTATCGATGGAGGAGTCCTGAAACGCTTCATGCACAACAAGGAGACTTCAATCCTGTTCGATGACGAACCGAAAGGAAACGCTCGGGCTTACCGTTTCAGTGATGAACCTATTATCAGAATGAGGAATACAGCAATTCTTCCGGGGAAGAGCAAACTCGAAGACATGATCTCCTCGGTTCAGGACGGATACTACCTCATGAAACCGAGCAATGGACAAGCTGATTCCACCAGTGAGTTCATGTTCGGTATTATTCAGGGTTACGAGATCAAAAACGGCAAACTGGGAAAAGCTATCAGAGACACTACTATCTCTGGAATAGCATTCGATATGCTCAAGACGGTCACTGCAGTATCGGATGAGATGAAATGGACATGCGCTGGAATGTGCGGCAAGAAGCAACCTATTCCGGTGGGTATGGGCGGTCCGTCAATTAAATGCAGAGTAAATATCGGAGGCAGGTAA
- a CDS encoding AMP-binding protein: protein MKFDISGEALLEEQDLSSIPEALMKIAEKYPERIAFREPDNQGNYRSITFHDLRRKIDSLARALLDREEKPVVGITGMNSVAWAITYLATLRAGGIVVPIDRELPVPEMLTILHYSGANIIFFDEKYADDFIEILSSRNIRMVAMNTAHCKGIPVFNDLIREGAGSSVHLPDTWDCDAPASICYTSGTTGQAKGVVLSQNNILSNVKQMRQIVDISIDDVFLSILPVHHTFECTCGFLFPVTNGSTIYICRGIRYVAEDMANSKATILMAVPLLWEAMYRKIFGAIQSMKGGPLKYRLGLTIASVGEVLGRRGIRKKVFSKVHDKLGGTMRLCISGGAGISPDVVDGFLKLGFPFIQGYGLTETAPIISVNREQANRIGSVGPVLPGVSVKIENPDIEGNGEIITRGPNVMKGYFNNPEATAEVLSDDGWFRTGDYGHIDDDGYLFITGRKKNVIIAKNGKNVYPEEIELKIGQDLNILECMATGKKTEAKGEEIWLIIVPNMEKFIEYAEESNFSLTTEYLAEYMKKVVRDFNSSQPIYKRIARFIIREDEFPKTTTRKVRRKEVLREAGLEEEVSYRV, encoded by the coding sequence ATGAAATTTGACATCTCTGGAGAAGCACTTCTCGAGGAACAGGATTTATCCAGTATTCCTGAAGCGCTGATGAAGATCGCTGAAAAGTATCCTGAGAGAATTGCATTCAGGGAACCGGACAACCAGGGCAATTACCGATCAATAACATTTCATGATCTGCGAAGGAAAATTGACTCCCTAGCCAGGGCCCTTCTTGACAGAGAGGAAAAGCCGGTCGTGGGAATTACCGGCATGAACAGCGTTGCCTGGGCTATAACATATCTCGCTACGCTGAGAGCGGGAGGCATAGTCGTTCCCATTGACAGAGAGCTTCCTGTACCTGAAATGCTTACAATTCTGCATTATTCAGGCGCGAATATTATCTTTTTTGATGAAAAATACGCGGACGATTTTATTGAAATACTCTCCAGCCGTAATATCAGGATGGTTGCGATGAACACCGCGCACTGCAAGGGAATTCCGGTATTCAATGACCTGATCCGTGAAGGAGCCGGAAGTTCAGTTCATCTGCCGGATACATGGGATTGTGATGCTCCGGCTTCCATCTGCTATACATCCGGAACTACAGGTCAGGCTAAGGGTGTTGTACTGTCTCAAAATAACATTCTCTCCAATGTCAAACAGATGAGACAGATAGTAGATATTTCCATTGATGATGTCTTCCTTTCGATTCTTCCGGTACATCATACATTTGAATGCACATGCGGTTTTCTGTTTCCGGTGACAAACGGATCAACGATTTACATCTGCAGAGGTATCAGGTATGTGGCTGAGGATATGGCGAATTCAAAGGCGACAATTCTGATGGCTGTACCACTGCTGTGGGAAGCCATGTACAGAAAAATATTCGGAGCGATTCAATCCATGAAGGGCGGTCCGCTTAAATATCGCCTGGGACTTACGATTGCCTCAGTGGGTGAGGTTCTCGGAAGAAGAGGAATCAGAAAGAAAGTATTCTCGAAGGTTCACGATAAACTTGGCGGAACCATGAGGCTTTGTATTTCCGGAGGAGCCGGCATCTCTCCGGATGTAGTTGATGGTTTTCTGAAACTTGGGTTTCCCTTCATTCAGGGGTATGGCCTCACTGAAACCGCTCCGATTATATCCGTTAACAGGGAACAGGCAAACAGAATCGGTTCGGTGGGACCGGTTCTTCCAGGAGTTTCAGTTAAAATCGAAAACCCTGATATAGAAGGAAATGGAGAAATCATTACCAGAGGACCAAATGTAATGAAAGGGTATTTCAACAATCCGGAGGCTACCGCTGAGGTTCTTTCTGATGACGGATGGTTCAGAACGGGTGATTATGGCCACATTGATGACGATGGGTATTTGTTTATAACCGGTCGGAAAAAGAACGTAATCATCGCGAAGAACGGGAAAAACGTTTATCCTGAAGAAATTGAGCTGAAGATAGGTCAGGATCTCAATATCCTTGAATGCATGGCTACCGGAAAGAAGACAGAAGCCAAAGGTGAGGAGATATGGCTTATCATCGTACCGAACATGGAGAAATTCATTGAATACGCTGAAGAAAGCAACTTCAGTCTCACAACTGAATATCTTGCTGAATACATGAAGAAAGTTGTACGTGATTTCAATTCATCTCAGCCAATATACAAACGTATTGCGCGATTCATCATCAGAGAGGACGAATTCCCCAAGACAACCACCAGGAAGGTTCGCAGGAAGGAAGTTCTCAGAGAAGCCGGACTTGAGGAAGAAGTCTCTTACAGGGTATAG